One window from the genome of Magnolia sinica isolate HGM2019 chromosome 4, MsV1, whole genome shotgun sequence encodes:
- the LOC131242970 gene encoding type II inositol polyphosphate 5-phosphatase 15-like isoform X1, translated as MDDRPAISTVESNNNNNSNNSNNNNNNNNNNNKNDMDNGDNDDDDGECLAVLMAAHPPRRNKPHHSYSQQLAPTTSRHEIMVKRNTVRKHSLDDSRISRNLVSEPLYDSSSDDDRSHVASIADGPEFMSQFLDQSMSDGSEDEGSTTLQRILPEYIGAGGGSGIFKVPVRAAMHPARPPALELRPHPLRETQVGAFLRMIVCTDQQIWAGMESGLRFWCYSEIYKKFGGRAGLKGDEETAPFHESVHTSPTLCLISDLRNRLVWSGHRDGKIRSWKMEQNLDGSHFREGLAWHAHRGPVLSLTISSYGDLWSGSENAIIRVWPWESVEKFLSLVTEERHMAALLVERSYIDLKSQVTVGGVCSIPPIDIKYLLSDNCRGKVWSGGHLYFALWDARTKELLKVFGSDGQIENRVEASSVQDPSAEEEVKVKPVSTSKKEKPQSSMSFFQRSRHALMGAADAVRRVAAKGNFVEDKLRTEALIMSADGTIWTGCANGAIIQWDGNGTRQQEFHHHSFSVQCFCTFGARLWVGYVNGTIQILDLEGNLIAAWVAHGSPVIKMAVGAGYIFTLANHGGIRGWSLTAPGPIDNILRSDLSSKDLLYAKHENLKILVGTWNVGQERALPDSLRSWLGTEASEVGVIVAGLQEVEMGAGFLAMAAAKETVGLEGSANGQWWLDAIGKALEEGTAFERVGSRQLAGLLISAWARKNLRPFIGDVDAAAVPCGFGRAIGNKGAVGLKLRVYDRRICFVNCHFAAHLEAVNRRNADFDHVYRTLVFSRPSVGLIPAAAGGSSAVQLLRGANFQAVGIHSEDGRPELAEADMVVFLGDFNYRLHGISYDEARDFVSQRSFDWLRERDQLRAEMKAGKVFQGLREGLIKFPPTYKFERHQVGLGGYDSSEKKRIPAWCDRILYRDNRSTSALCECTLECPVVSSILQYEACMDVTDSDHKPVRCIFNIDIAHVDEAIRRQEFGKVVSSDEGIRALFEEICTVPETSVSTDEIILQNQDNFILQITNKCGKEKAIYEITCEGQSTIQEDGLASEQCNSRGLGFPHWLEVTPATGVIKPNQTAEVSVHHTEFKTLEDIIDGQSWLSEDSKEKEVLLMVKVTGNFSTEVKSHLVQVHHILSSKTVRGDSKTGSKRFQLSLQYRSESRNHGSSSDVADDSRNLLSP; from the exons ATGGATGACCGCCCTGCAATCTCCACCGTCGaatccaacaacaacaacaacagcaacaacagcaacaacaacaacaacaacaacaacaacaacaacaaaaatgacATGGACAACGGCGACAACGACGACGATGATGGAGAATGCCTGGCCGTCCTCATGGCGGCCCACCCCCCACGACGCAACAAGCCCCACCACTCCTACAGCCAGCAGCTGGCCCCCACCACATCCCGCCACGAGATTATGGTCAAGCGCAACACCGTCCGCAAGCACAGCCTCGACGATTCTCGCATCTCCCGCAACCTCGTCTCTGAACCCCTTTACGATTCCTCATCCGACGACGACCGCAGCCATGTCGCCTCCATCGCCGACGGCCCTGAATTCATGAGCCAGTTCCTCGACCAGAGCATGTCCGACGGGTCAGAAGATGAGGGGAGCACCACCTTGCAGCGGATCCTGCCTGAATACATTGGTGCTGGCGGTGGCAGCGGGATCTTCAAGGTCCCCGTGCGTGCTGCAATGCACCCGGCCCGCCCACCCGCGCTGGAGCTGCGGCCCCATCCACTGCGGGAGACGCAGGTGGGGGCTTTCCTGAGGATGATCGTCTGCACGGACCAGCAGATCTGGGCGGGAATGGAGTCGGGGTTGAGGTTCTGGTGCTACTCGGAAATTTATAAGAAGTTTGGCGGGCGGGCTGGGTTGAAAGGGGACGAGGAGACTGCACCATTCCACGAGTCGGTGCATACGTCACCGACACTGTGCTTGATTTCCGATCTGAGGAATAGGTTGGTTTGGAGTGGGCACAGAGACGGAAAGATACGGTCATGGAAGATGGAGCAGAATTTGGACGGTAGCCATTTCAGGGAAGGGCTAGCATGGCACGCGCACCGTGGCCCAGTTCTGTCTCTCACAATCTCATCCTATG GTGATCTGTGGTCAGGTTCTGAAAATGCTATTATTAGGGTCTGGCCTTGGGAATCTGTGGAGAAGTTTCTCTCTCTGGTGACAGAAGAAAGACATATGGCTGCTTTATTGGTGGAGAGATCATACATTGACCTCAAGAGCCAGGTCACTGTGGGTGGTGTGTGTTCCATACCTCCTATAGATATAAAATATTTGTTATCTGATAATTGTAGAGGAAAGGTGTGGAGTGGTGGCCACCTTTACTTTGCACTGTG GGATGCTCGTACAAAGGAACTTTTGAAAGTATTTGGCTCAGATGGCCAGATTGAGAATCGTGTTGAAGCCTCATCAGTGCAGGATCCATCAGCTGAGGAAGAGGTGAAGGTAAAGCCTGTTTCCACATCAAAGAAAGAGAAGCCTCAAAGTTCCATGAGTTTCTTTCAACGTTCACGTCATGCTCTAATGGGAGCAGCTGATGCTGTCCGTCGAGTAGCAGCCAAGGGAAATTTTGTTGAAGATAAGTTGAGAACCGAAGCACTGATCATGTCAGCAGATGGTACGATCTGGACTGGATGTGCAAATGGAGCAATCATTCAATGGGACGGAAACGGCACTCGGCAACAGGAGTTCCATCATCATTCATTTTCAGTGCAATGTTTTTGTACTTTCGGGGCAAGATTATGGGTAGGCTATGTAAatggcaccatccaaatattggaTCTTGAGGGCAATCTTATTGCAGCATGGGTTGCTCACGGCAGTCCAGTTATAAAGATGGCAGTTGGGGCTGGCTATATTTTTACATTGGCTAATCATGGTGGCATCCGTGGATGGAGTCTGACTGCTCCAGGGCCTATCGACAACATTTTGCGATCGGATTTGTCCAGTAAAGATCTGCTATATGCAAAACATGAGAATTTGAAAATATTAGTAGGCACTTGGAATGTTGGACAAGAAAGAGCCTTACCTGACTCACTTAGATCATGGCTGGGTACTGAAGCATCAGAGGTTGGGGTCATTGTTGCTGGGTTGCAGGAAGTGGAGATGGGTGCTGGTTTTCTTGCAATGGCAGCTGCAAAAGAAACT GTAGGACTTGAGGGGAGTGCTAATGGACAATGGTGGTTGGATGCTATCGGGAAGGCCCTCGAGGAAGGAACAGCGTTTGAACGTGTAGGATCTAGGCAGTTGGCTGGTTTGCTTATATCTGCATG GGCCAGAAAGAATCTTCGACCATTTATTGGGGATGTTGATGCTGCAGCAGTACCATGCGGGTTCGGGCGTGCAATTGGTAACAAG GGTGCAGTAGGTTTGAAGTTGAGAGTCTATGATCGGCGGATATGCTTTGTAAATTGTCATTTTGCTGCACATCTAGAAGCGGTCAACCGCCGGAACGCTGACTTTGATCATGTTTATAGAACATTGGTcttcagccgtccatctgttggactcATTCCTGCAGCTG CTGGTGGTTCATCTGCTGTTCAGTTGCTTCGTGGTGCAAAT TTTCAGGCTGTCGGGATCCACTCAGAAGATGGAAGGCCCGAGTTAGCCGAAGCAGACATGGTCGTATTTCTTGGTGATTTCAATTATCGGCTTCATGGCATTTCTTATGATGAAGCAAGGGACTTTGTGTCTCAAAGATCCTTTGACTGGCTTAGAGAACGGGATCAACTCAGAGCAGAAATGAAAGCTGGAAAAGTCTTTCAAGGGCTGCGTGAAGGGCTCATAAAGTTTCCTCCGACATACAAGTTTGAAAGACATCAAGTGGGTTTGGGAG GTTATGATTCCAGTGAGAAGAAGCGCATTCCTGCCTGGTGTGACAGAATATTATATCGTGACAACCGTTCTACTTCAGCGTTGTGTGAGTGCACATTAGAATGCCCAGTAGTTTCCTCAATTTTACA GTATGAGGCTTGCATGGATGTGACAGACAGTGATCACAAGCCTGTTAGGTGCATATTCAATATTGACATTGCGCATGTAGATGAAGCAATAAGGAGGCAAGAGTTCGGCAAAGTAGTCTCATCAGATGAGGGAATCAGGGCGTTGTTTGAAGAAATATGTACTGTTCCAGAAACTTCGGTTAGCACGGATGAAATAATCCTTCAAAACCAGGATAATTTCATTCTCCAAATTACCAATAAATGTGGAAAGGAGAAAGCTATCTATGAAATCACTTGTGAAGGTCAATCCACCATTCAGGAAGACGGGCTTGCCTCCGAGCAGTGTAATTCAAGAGGCCTTGGTTTTCCCCACTGGCTGGAG GTCACTCCAGCAACTGGTGTAATCAAGCCCAACCAAACTGCAGAGGTATCTGTGCACCACACAGAGTTCAAAACCCTAGAAGACATTATCGACGGACAAAGTTGGTTGTCTGAAGATAGCAAAGAAAAGGAAGTTTTATTGATGGTGAAAGTTACAGGAAATTTCTCGACTGAGGTTAAGAGTCATCTAGTCCAAGTGCATCACATTTTATCATCCAAGACTGTGCGCGGTGACTCAAAAACTGGGTCTAAAAGATTCCAATTGAGCCTTCAGTATAGGTCCGAATCCCGAAACCATGGAAGCTCGTCAGATGTGGCCGATGATTCACGAAACCTGCTTAGTCCATGA
- the LOC131242970 gene encoding type II inositol polyphosphate 5-phosphatase 15-like isoform X2: MDDRPAISTVESNNNNNSNNSNNNNNNNNNNNKNDMDNGDNDDDDGECLAVLMAAHPPRRNKPHHSYSQQLAPTTSRHEIMVKRNTVRKHSLDDSRISRNLVSEPLYDSSSDDDRSHVASIADGPEFMSQFLDQSMSDGSEDEGSTTLQRILPEYIGAGGGSGIFKVPVRAAMHPARPPALELRPHPLRETQVGAFLRMIVCTDQQIWAGMESGLRFWCYSEIYKKFGGRAGLKGDEETAPFHESVHTSPTLCLISDLRNRLVWSGHRDGKIRSWKMEQNLDGSHFREGLAWHAHRGPVLSLTISSYGDLWSGSENAIIRVWPWESVEKFLSLVTEERHMAALLVERSYIDLKSQVTVGGVCSIPPIDIKYLLSDNCRGKVWSGGHLYFALWDARTKELLKVFGSDGQIENRVEASSVQDPSAEEEVKVKPVSTSKKEKPQSSMSFFQRSRHALMGAADAVRRVAAKGNFVEDKLRTEALIMSADGTIWTGCANGAIIQWDGNGTRQQEFHHHSFSVQCFCTFGARLWVGYVNGTIQILDLEGNLIAAWVAHGSPVIKMAVGAGYIFTLANHGGIRGWSLTAPGPIDNILRSDLSSKDLLYAKHENLKILVGTWNVGQERALPDSLRSWLGTEASEVGVIVAGLQEVEMGAGFLAMAAAKETVGLEGSANGQWWLDAIGKALEEGTAFERVGSRQLAGLLISAWARKNLRPFIGDVDAAAVPCGFGRAIGNKGAVGLKLRVYDRRICFVNCHFAAHLEAVNRRNADFDHVYRTLVFSRPSVGLIPAAGGSSAVQLLRGANFQAVGIHSEDGRPELAEADMVVFLGDFNYRLHGISYDEARDFVSQRSFDWLRERDQLRAEMKAGKVFQGLREGLIKFPPTYKFERHQVGLGGYDSSEKKRIPAWCDRILYRDNRSTSALCECTLECPVVSSILQYEACMDVTDSDHKPVRCIFNIDIAHVDEAIRRQEFGKVVSSDEGIRALFEEICTVPETSVSTDEIILQNQDNFILQITNKCGKEKAIYEITCEGQSTIQEDGLASEQCNSRGLGFPHWLEVTPATGVIKPNQTAEVSVHHTEFKTLEDIIDGQSWLSEDSKEKEVLLMVKVTGNFSTEVKSHLVQVHHILSSKTVRGDSKTGSKRFQLSLQYRSESRNHGSSSDVADDSRNLLSP; encoded by the exons ATGGATGACCGCCCTGCAATCTCCACCGTCGaatccaacaacaacaacaacagcaacaacagcaacaacaacaacaacaacaacaacaacaacaacaaaaatgacATGGACAACGGCGACAACGACGACGATGATGGAGAATGCCTGGCCGTCCTCATGGCGGCCCACCCCCCACGACGCAACAAGCCCCACCACTCCTACAGCCAGCAGCTGGCCCCCACCACATCCCGCCACGAGATTATGGTCAAGCGCAACACCGTCCGCAAGCACAGCCTCGACGATTCTCGCATCTCCCGCAACCTCGTCTCTGAACCCCTTTACGATTCCTCATCCGACGACGACCGCAGCCATGTCGCCTCCATCGCCGACGGCCCTGAATTCATGAGCCAGTTCCTCGACCAGAGCATGTCCGACGGGTCAGAAGATGAGGGGAGCACCACCTTGCAGCGGATCCTGCCTGAATACATTGGTGCTGGCGGTGGCAGCGGGATCTTCAAGGTCCCCGTGCGTGCTGCAATGCACCCGGCCCGCCCACCCGCGCTGGAGCTGCGGCCCCATCCACTGCGGGAGACGCAGGTGGGGGCTTTCCTGAGGATGATCGTCTGCACGGACCAGCAGATCTGGGCGGGAATGGAGTCGGGGTTGAGGTTCTGGTGCTACTCGGAAATTTATAAGAAGTTTGGCGGGCGGGCTGGGTTGAAAGGGGACGAGGAGACTGCACCATTCCACGAGTCGGTGCATACGTCACCGACACTGTGCTTGATTTCCGATCTGAGGAATAGGTTGGTTTGGAGTGGGCACAGAGACGGAAAGATACGGTCATGGAAGATGGAGCAGAATTTGGACGGTAGCCATTTCAGGGAAGGGCTAGCATGGCACGCGCACCGTGGCCCAGTTCTGTCTCTCACAATCTCATCCTATG GTGATCTGTGGTCAGGTTCTGAAAATGCTATTATTAGGGTCTGGCCTTGGGAATCTGTGGAGAAGTTTCTCTCTCTGGTGACAGAAGAAAGACATATGGCTGCTTTATTGGTGGAGAGATCATACATTGACCTCAAGAGCCAGGTCACTGTGGGTGGTGTGTGTTCCATACCTCCTATAGATATAAAATATTTGTTATCTGATAATTGTAGAGGAAAGGTGTGGAGTGGTGGCCACCTTTACTTTGCACTGTG GGATGCTCGTACAAAGGAACTTTTGAAAGTATTTGGCTCAGATGGCCAGATTGAGAATCGTGTTGAAGCCTCATCAGTGCAGGATCCATCAGCTGAGGAAGAGGTGAAGGTAAAGCCTGTTTCCACATCAAAGAAAGAGAAGCCTCAAAGTTCCATGAGTTTCTTTCAACGTTCACGTCATGCTCTAATGGGAGCAGCTGATGCTGTCCGTCGAGTAGCAGCCAAGGGAAATTTTGTTGAAGATAAGTTGAGAACCGAAGCACTGATCATGTCAGCAGATGGTACGATCTGGACTGGATGTGCAAATGGAGCAATCATTCAATGGGACGGAAACGGCACTCGGCAACAGGAGTTCCATCATCATTCATTTTCAGTGCAATGTTTTTGTACTTTCGGGGCAAGATTATGGGTAGGCTATGTAAatggcaccatccaaatattggaTCTTGAGGGCAATCTTATTGCAGCATGGGTTGCTCACGGCAGTCCAGTTATAAAGATGGCAGTTGGGGCTGGCTATATTTTTACATTGGCTAATCATGGTGGCATCCGTGGATGGAGTCTGACTGCTCCAGGGCCTATCGACAACATTTTGCGATCGGATTTGTCCAGTAAAGATCTGCTATATGCAAAACATGAGAATTTGAAAATATTAGTAGGCACTTGGAATGTTGGACAAGAAAGAGCCTTACCTGACTCACTTAGATCATGGCTGGGTACTGAAGCATCAGAGGTTGGGGTCATTGTTGCTGGGTTGCAGGAAGTGGAGATGGGTGCTGGTTTTCTTGCAATGGCAGCTGCAAAAGAAACT GTAGGACTTGAGGGGAGTGCTAATGGACAATGGTGGTTGGATGCTATCGGGAAGGCCCTCGAGGAAGGAACAGCGTTTGAACGTGTAGGATCTAGGCAGTTGGCTGGTTTGCTTATATCTGCATG GGCCAGAAAGAATCTTCGACCATTTATTGGGGATGTTGATGCTGCAGCAGTACCATGCGGGTTCGGGCGTGCAATTGGTAACAAG GGTGCAGTAGGTTTGAAGTTGAGAGTCTATGATCGGCGGATATGCTTTGTAAATTGTCATTTTGCTGCACATCTAGAAGCGGTCAACCGCCGGAACGCTGACTTTGATCATGTTTATAGAACATTGGTcttcagccgtccatctgttggactcATTCC TGCAGCTGGTGGTTCATCTGCTGTTCAGTTGCTTCGTGGTGCAAAT TTTCAGGCTGTCGGGATCCACTCAGAAGATGGAAGGCCCGAGTTAGCCGAAGCAGACATGGTCGTATTTCTTGGTGATTTCAATTATCGGCTTCATGGCATTTCTTATGATGAAGCAAGGGACTTTGTGTCTCAAAGATCCTTTGACTGGCTTAGAGAACGGGATCAACTCAGAGCAGAAATGAAAGCTGGAAAAGTCTTTCAAGGGCTGCGTGAAGGGCTCATAAAGTTTCCTCCGACATACAAGTTTGAAAGACATCAAGTGGGTTTGGGAG GTTATGATTCCAGTGAGAAGAAGCGCATTCCTGCCTGGTGTGACAGAATATTATATCGTGACAACCGTTCTACTTCAGCGTTGTGTGAGTGCACATTAGAATGCCCAGTAGTTTCCTCAATTTTACA GTATGAGGCTTGCATGGATGTGACAGACAGTGATCACAAGCCTGTTAGGTGCATATTCAATATTGACATTGCGCATGTAGATGAAGCAATAAGGAGGCAAGAGTTCGGCAAAGTAGTCTCATCAGATGAGGGAATCAGGGCGTTGTTTGAAGAAATATGTACTGTTCCAGAAACTTCGGTTAGCACGGATGAAATAATCCTTCAAAACCAGGATAATTTCATTCTCCAAATTACCAATAAATGTGGAAAGGAGAAAGCTATCTATGAAATCACTTGTGAAGGTCAATCCACCATTCAGGAAGACGGGCTTGCCTCCGAGCAGTGTAATTCAAGAGGCCTTGGTTTTCCCCACTGGCTGGAG GTCACTCCAGCAACTGGTGTAATCAAGCCCAACCAAACTGCAGAGGTATCTGTGCACCACACAGAGTTCAAAACCCTAGAAGACATTATCGACGGACAAAGTTGGTTGTCTGAAGATAGCAAAGAAAAGGAAGTTTTATTGATGGTGAAAGTTACAGGAAATTTCTCGACTGAGGTTAAGAGTCATCTAGTCCAAGTGCATCACATTTTATCATCCAAGACTGTGCGCGGTGACTCAAAAACTGGGTCTAAAAGATTCCAATTGAGCCTTCAGTATAGGTCCGAATCCCGAAACCATGGAAGCTCGTCAGATGTGGCCGATGATTCACGAAACCTGCTTAGTCCATGA